In Pelosinus sp. UFO1, one genomic interval encodes:
- a CDS encoding deoxyuridine 5'-triphosphate nucleotidohydrolase (catalyzes the formation of dUMP from dUTP) encodes MRLRGFELISTYKDKDIIIPTRKTQYSAGYDIAAAEDIIVHPNSLSLVPTGIKAYMQPDEYLGIHIRSGLSIKNKLSLINSQGIIDADYYNNSENEGHIFIAIYNHNLQEIVINKGARIAQGIFYKYLLTDIDDHDIFSIRKGGLGSTGN; translated from the coding sequence ATGAGGTTAAGAGGTTTTGAATTGATTTCTACTTATAAAGATAAAGATATTATTATTCCTACTCGAAAAACACAATATAGCGCAGGCTATGATATAGCCGCCGCCGAAGATATAATAGTACATCCAAACTCCCTTAGTCTAGTACCTACAGGTATTAAAGCTTATATGCAGCCCGATGAATACCTTGGCATACACATTCGTTCTGGTCTATCAATAAAAAACAAATTAAGTTTAATAAATAGCCAAGGGATTATTGATGCTGACTACTACAACAATAGTGAAAATGAAGGACACATTTTTATTGCTATTTATAATCACAATTTACAAGAAATAGTGATTAATAAAGGTGCTCGAATTGCACAAGGAATTTTCTATAAATATTTATTAACCGACATAGATGACCATGATATATTCTCAATCAGAAAAGGCGGCCTAGGCAGTACAGGTAATTAG
- a CDS encoding pitrilysin family protein encodes MYRKSTLPNNIRVVSEAIPYVKSVTLGIWIGTGSRSEQQHNHGISHFIEHMIFKGTENRSAKDIAEMVDEVGGQINAFTDKEHTCYYIKVLDTHLELALDVLSDMLLSSKFEQEDINREREVVLEEVHMYEDTPDELVHDLHHNNIWAGHALGRNIIGTVPSIENFNKPLLLEYYQNFYTPDNIVIAAAGNLTHERLVELTNYYFGKMAGNKKQGNPTVPELKPNQTIQSKAIEQVHLCLGTSSVSQLSPDIYTFHIINNILGGGISSRLFQTIREEKGLAYSIYSYQTNYSDAGLFTIYAGTRPSNACQVVELVRQTIFELKNKGITARELTKTKEQLKGNLLLALESSSSRMSRLGKMELTLGKYITLDEVVTNIDKVSLEKVHSITQQMFNPNTLCFTALGPISEEIYDEVKRF; translated from the coding sequence ATGTATCGTAAATCAACATTGCCAAATAATATTCGTGTTGTCTCTGAAGCCATTCCTTATGTAAAATCAGTTACTTTAGGAATATGGATAGGAACTGGCTCTCGATCTGAGCAACAACATAATCATGGCATTTCTCATTTTATTGAGCACATGATCTTCAAAGGTACTGAAAACCGTTCCGCAAAGGACATTGCTGAAATGGTGGACGAAGTTGGAGGACAAATCAATGCTTTCACCGATAAAGAACATACTTGCTATTATATAAAAGTTCTCGATACTCATCTAGAACTTGCACTGGATGTTCTTAGCGATATGCTTTTATCATCTAAATTTGAGCAGGAAGATATTAACCGTGAAAGAGAAGTAGTTTTAGAAGAAGTCCATATGTATGAAGATACTCCCGATGAGTTAGTACATGATCTTCACCATAATAATATCTGGGCAGGGCATGCCCTTGGGCGTAATATTATCGGCACTGTACCTTCTATTGAAAATTTTAACAAGCCACTTCTTCTTGAATATTACCAAAATTTCTATACCCCTGATAATATTGTTATTGCCGCCGCCGGTAATTTGACCCACGAAAGGCTAGTAGAGTTAACAAACTACTACTTTGGAAAAATGGCAGGCAATAAAAAACAAGGTAACCCAACTGTCCCAGAATTAAAACCCAATCAGACAATACAATCCAAAGCGATCGAGCAAGTACATCTTTGTTTAGGAACTAGCAGTGTATCCCAGTTATCACCAGATATCTATACCTTTCACATAATAAATAATATTTTGGGTGGAGGTATCAGTTCACGATTATTTCAGACGATTCGAGAAGAAAAGGGACTTGCTTACTCCATCTATTCTTACCAGACGAATTATAGCGATGCTGGTCTATTTACCATTTATGCTGGAACACGTCCTAGTAATGCATGCCAGGTAGTAGAATTAGTGAGACAAACTATTTTTGAATTAAAGAATAAAGGCATTACAGCTAGAGAGCTTACCAAAACGAAAGAACAATTAAAAGGTAATTTATTATTAGCACTTGAAAGCTCAAGTAGCCGTATGTCGCGGCTTGGGAAGATGGAACTTACATTAGGAAAGTATATTACTCTGGATGAGGTAGTTACTAACATTGATAAAGTTTCTTTAGAGAAAGTGCACTCTATAACACAACAAATGTTTAATCCAAATACTCTATGTTTTACAGCATTAGGACCGATAAGTGAGGAGATATATGATGAGGTTAAGAGGTTTTGA
- a CDS encoding N-acetylmuramoyl-L-alanine amidase, translating to MNKNKFLSYIILSLLVFNIIIPIPITHAASTDNILNTLAATTIADSNSSNTGGGGIFGQLFNLIFKKILGPVFNIFDGNNTKSPTTVPSGSSNDTTLKNKIIVVDPGHGGSNPGAVANNTRESDNNLAVALKLRDKLVQAGAKVIMTRDKDRTVAPEGSSLGEELAARVTMAEDNHADIFISIHSNENPDSNIKGAMAFYPAGKSSTLASEIEKALVKETGAIDKGTSSATFHVLRNTSMPSTLVEMGFVSNQEEAAQLNSDSYRSKIAQGIFNGTVAFFKN from the coding sequence GTGAATAAAAACAAATTTTTATCCTATATTATACTATCTTTACTTGTATTTAATATAATAATTCCTATTCCAATCACCCATGCGGCATCAACTGATAATATACTAAATACACTAGCCGCAACTACGATAGCGGATTCAAATAGTTCAAATACTGGTGGTGGGGGCATATTTGGGCAATTGTTTAACTTAATCTTCAAAAAGATTCTTGGCCCCGTATTTAACATTTTTGATGGTAATAATACTAAATCGCCGACAACAGTGCCGTCGGGTTCAAGTAACGACACAACATTAAAAAATAAAATCATTGTCGTAGATCCTGGACATGGTGGTAGTAATCCTGGAGCAGTAGCCAATAACACGCGAGAGTCTGATAATAATCTGGCAGTAGCATTAAAATTACGTGATAAATTAGTACAAGCTGGTGCTAAAGTAATTATGACTCGAGATAAAGATCGAACCGTTGCCCCTGAAGGAAGTTCTTTAGGGGAAGAGTTGGCAGCTAGAGTTACGATGGCTGAAGATAACCATGCTGATATTTTCATTAGTATACATTCTAATGAAAATCCCGATAGTAATATTAAAGGAGCTATGGCTTTCTATCCTGCAGGAAAATCTTCTACACTAGCATCAGAAATAGAAAAAGCTCTTGTCAAAGAAACTGGTGCAATTGATAAAGGAACCTCCTCAGCTACTTTCCATGTGCTACGCAACACTTCTATGCCAAGTACATTAGTTGAAATGGGTTTTGTTTCAAATCAAGAAGAGGCGGCTCAACTGAATAGTGATTCCTATCGTAGTAAAATTGCACAAGGTATCTTTAATGGTACAGTAGCATTTTTTAAGAATTAA
- a CDS encoding glycosyl hydrolase family 18 protein produces the protein MKNYKRPTAWFLIMLIALSFVLPAPTLASASNLTDSLKSTIGNQINNSSEASSGTSFINILLGLLIGKVLGNVTIPQEPSKIDSPSKITNSQKELIGFYAEWWGTDTSSFNSLSKNTDVIKTIAPFWTTLEEDATVTDRGGNDHESVVKFAHQNNISVLLMVNNAKQTNDVSPIHKILSSPSLRTDAINHLEAYIKKYKLDGINVDFEMVDAQDRDNLSSFMKELSLRLKPQGYIISIDVFPKQDESNDVSIAYDYAQLAKYADKIMIMTYDNHGTWSKAGPIADINWVENNLKYALKFIPKNKVYIGIAAYGYDWSSKGVESLEYGAIMNLVQQFNSSIVFDKTSKSPYFNYTGADGISHQVWYENSESLKYKLDLVNQYDIAGAAMWKLGEEDPNSWKTLKTVFSRK, from the coding sequence ATGAAAAATTACAAGAGGCCAACAGCATGGTTTCTTATTATGCTGATAGCCTTATCTTTTGTGCTGCCTGCACCAACCCTTGCATCTGCCTCAAACCTTACTGATAGCTTAAAATCAACAATTGGTAATCAAATTAATAACTCTAGCGAAGCATCTTCTGGAACTAGTTTCATTAATATACTACTTGGCCTTCTTATAGGAAAAGTTCTTGGTAACGTTACTATTCCTCAGGAGCCAAGTAAGATTGACTCTCCTTCCAAAATAACTAATTCTCAAAAGGAGCTTATTGGCTTTTATGCTGAATGGTGGGGAACAGATACCTCTTCTTTTAACTCATTATCAAAAAATACGGATGTAATTAAAACAATTGCTCCTTTTTGGACTACCCTAGAGGAAGATGCTACGGTAACCGATCGAGGTGGTAACGATCATGAATCAGTAGTTAAATTTGCTCATCAAAACAATATATCTGTTTTATTGATGGTCAATAATGCAAAACAAACGAATGATGTATCACCAATTCACAAAATACTGAGTTCACCATCCTTGCGTACAGATGCAATCAATCATCTTGAAGCATATATAAAAAAGTACAAGCTCGATGGTATTAATGTAGATTTTGAAATGGTTGATGCACAAGATAGAGATAATTTGTCATCCTTCATGAAAGAGCTTTCATTACGTCTTAAACCACAAGGTTATATTATTTCTATTGATGTATTTCCGAAACAGGACGAGTCAAATGATGTATCCATTGCATATGACTATGCGCAATTGGCTAAATATGCCGATAAAATTATGATTATGACTTACGATAATCATGGTACTTGGAGTAAAGCTGGCCCAATTGCTGATATAAATTGGGTAGAAAACAACCTTAAATATGCATTAAAATTTATACCTAAAAATAAGGTCTATATTGGTATTGCAGCCTATGGCTATGACTGGTCTAGCAAAGGAGTAGAAAGTTTAGAGTATGGGGCCATCATGAATTTAGTACAACAATTTAATAGTTCTATTGTATTTGATAAAACTTCTAAATCTCCTTATTTTAACTATACCGGTGCTGATGGAATTAGTCATCAGGTATGGTATGAAAACAGTGAGAGCCTTAAATACAAGCTTGATTTAGTGAACCAATATGATATTGCAGGTGCTGCAATGTGGAAGCTTGGTGAAGAGGATCCTAACTCTTGGAAAACTTTAAAAACTGTATTTTCAAGAAAGTAA
- a CDS encoding polysaccharide deacetylase family protein: MKWFLVVRVQRWYILFSAGVFFAIIILSGLLQPIFNNAQSVAKPVPIFHGNAAEPKVAFACNVFWGEEFLPTMLNTLDENNIKITFFIGGSWGKRFPSLVTELANHGHELGNHTYSHPHPNVLSKEKNKEQIVRTEDIVKELTTIKTTLYAPPYGEYNDTVLYAANELGYTTIMWSIDTIDWQRPPTEIIISRVMKKLHNGAIILIHPTEVTAKALPELIQQIKSKGYQISTVSDIIK; encoded by the coding sequence TTGAAATGGTTCTTAGTCGTCCGAGTTCAACGGTGGTATATATTATTTTCTGCTGGTGTATTCTTTGCAATCATTATCTTATCAGGTCTGTTACAACCTATTTTTAATAATGCACAATCTGTTGCAAAACCAGTTCCTATTTTTCATGGCAATGCAGCAGAACCGAAAGTTGCTTTTGCTTGCAATGTTTTTTGGGGTGAAGAATTTTTACCTACCATGTTAAATACTCTTGATGAAAATAATATAAAAATAACGTTTTTCATTGGAGGAAGTTGGGGTAAACGTTTTCCCTCTTTAGTTACTGAATTAGCTAACCATGGGCACGAATTAGGTAATCACACCTACAGTCACCCTCATCCAAATGTTCTCAGTAAAGAAAAAAATAAAGAACAAATTGTTCGTACGGAAGATATAGTTAAGGAACTCACTACAATAAAGACAACATTATACGCGCCACCATATGGTGAATATAATGATACAGTCTTATATGCTGCAAATGAGCTTGGTTACACAACTATTATGTGGAGCATTGATACAATCGACTGGCAACGCCCTCCAACTGAAATTATCATTAGTAGAGTAATGAAGAAATTACACAATGGAGCGATCATTCTGATTCATCCTACCGAAGTAACCGCTAAAGCATTACCAGAACTAATTCAACAAATTAAAAGCAAGGGCTATCAGATATCCACAGTTTCTGATATCATCAAATAA
- a CDS encoding polyribonucleotide nucleotidyltransferase, translated as MYKFEMQLGDRTLIIESGTMAKQAGGSVLVRYGDTAVLVTATASAEPREGIDFFPLTVDYEEKLYSVGKIPGGFIKREGRPSESSILASRLIDRPIRPLFASGFRNDVQVVATVLSVDQDNSPEIPAMIGASCALSISDIPFNGPIGGVRIGLINNEFITNPTVEQQKLSELNLVVAGTKDAVLMVEAGANELSEEIILQAISFGHDIIRSLIALQEKIVAEIGKPKREIKLYEIPADINSAVRDYATESFITAVRNSDKLTREENMKQAKKQVAEYFAAIYPENGKDVQNMMQKIIKEVVRKMITVDKIRPDGRELEEVRPISCAIGLFARTHGSALFTRGQTQALTITTLGAMGDEQILDGLGVEESKRYMHHYNFPSFSVGETRPSRGPGRREIGHGALAERALVPVIPSEVEFPYTIRLVSEILESNGSSSMASVCGSTLSLLDAGVPIKRPVSGVAMGLIMDGEDYSILTDIQGLEDALGDMDFKVAGTTAGITAIQMDIKIAGITKEILSNALAQAHRGRMHIMNKIIEVIEKPRAELSPFAPRIITMEIHPDKIRDVIGPGGKTIKKIIEETGVKIDIEDDGKVFIAAVDMEAGQKAVKIIETLVREVEVGSSYTGKVTRLMNFGAFVEILPGKEGLVHISQLARERVEKVEDVVKVGDEILVKVTEVDRQGRINLSRKELLPVETEKKEQI; from the coding sequence ATGTATAAATTTGAAATGCAGTTGGGAGATAGAACCCTGATTATAGAATCAGGTACAATGGCCAAACAAGCCGGTGGATCAGTCTTAGTCAGATACGGAGACACTGCAGTATTGGTCACTGCTACTGCTTCAGCTGAGCCAAGAGAAGGCATTGATTTTTTCCCACTCACAGTAGATTATGAGGAAAAATTATATTCAGTCGGTAAAATTCCAGGAGGCTTTATCAAAAGAGAAGGACGCCCAAGTGAGTCCTCTATTCTTGCTAGCCGTTTAATTGATAGACCAATTCGGCCGTTGTTTGCTAGCGGCTTTCGTAATGATGTACAAGTAGTTGCTACTGTACTCTCAGTGGATCAAGATAATTCACCCGAAATTCCAGCGATGATTGGCGCATCCTGCGCACTATCGATTTCCGATATTCCTTTTAATGGCCCAATTGGTGGTGTACGAATTGGTTTAATTAATAATGAATTTATAACCAATCCTACAGTTGAGCAACAAAAGTTAAGTGAACTTAACTTAGTTGTCGCGGGAACAAAAGATGCTGTCCTTATGGTAGAAGCTGGTGCAAATGAATTATCAGAAGAAATTATTTTGCAAGCAATTAGCTTCGGGCATGATATTATTCGGAGCCTCATTGCCTTACAAGAAAAGATAGTTGCGGAAATAGGCAAACCAAAACGCGAGATAAAGTTATATGAAATACCTGCAGATATTAACAGTGCGGTTCGCGATTATGCCACCGAAAGTTTCATAACAGCAGTTAGAAATTCTGATAAATTAACTCGTGAAGAAAATATGAAACAAGCTAAAAAGCAAGTTGCCGAATACTTTGCTGCCATTTATCCTGAAAATGGTAAAGACGTTCAAAACATGATGCAAAAAATCATAAAAGAAGTCGTTCGTAAAATGATTACAGTTGATAAAATACGCCCTGATGGCCGGGAATTAGAAGAAGTTCGACCAATTAGTTGTGCGATTGGTTTATTTGCACGAACACATGGCTCCGCATTGTTTACTCGTGGACAAACCCAAGCATTAACGATTACAACTCTTGGTGCAATGGGTGACGAACAGATTCTTGACGGCCTAGGTGTTGAAGAATCAAAACGCTATATGCATCATTATAATTTTCCATCCTTTAGCGTTGGCGAAACAAGACCATCTCGTGGGCCAGGGCGTAGAGAAATTGGCCATGGTGCTCTAGCTGAACGCGCATTAGTACCAGTAATTCCTTCAGAAGTTGAATTTCCCTACACAATTCGCTTAGTCTCTGAAATTTTAGAATCAAATGGTTCTAGTTCAATGGCGAGCGTTTGTGGTAGCACCTTATCCCTTCTAGATGCTGGTGTACCTATCAAACGCCCAGTTTCTGGAGTTGCTATGGGTCTAATTATGGATGGAGAGGACTACTCGATACTTACTGATATTCAAGGATTAGAAGATGCTTTAGGTGATATGGACTTTAAAGTTGCTGGAACAACAGCTGGTATTACAGCAATTCAAATGGATATTAAAATTGCTGGTATAACCAAAGAAATTTTATCAAATGCTCTTGCTCAAGCGCATCGTGGCCGTATGCATATAATGAATAAAATCATAGAGGTAATAGAAAAACCGAGAGCTGAGTTATCTCCTTTTGCTCCTCGAATTATCACTATGGAAATTCATCCAGATAAGATACGGGATGTAATTGGGCCTGGTGGTAAAACAATTAAAAAGATTATTGAAGAGACAGGCGTTAAAATTGATATCGAAGATGATGGTAAAGTTTTTATTGCTGCAGTTGATATGGAAGCAGGCCAGAAGGCAGTAAAAATTATTGAGACTTTAGTCAGAGAAGTAGAGGTTGGTAGTAGCTATACTGGTAAAGTCACTCGTTTGATGAACTTTGGTGCTTTTGTTGAAATACTTCCTGGTAAGGAAGGGCTTGTACACATTTCCCAATTAGCTCGTGAACGCGTAGAGAAAGTGGAGGATGTTGTAAAAGTTGGAGATGAAATTTTAGTAAAAGTAACTGAAGTTGATCGTCAAGGTCGTATTAACCTTTCACGCAAAGAACTCTTACCTGTTGAAACTGAGAAAAAAGAACAAATCTAA
- the rpsO gene encoding 30S ribosomal protein S15, protein MLTPELKQSLIEKYRVHEADTGSPEVQIAILTERINYLTNHLKEHKKDHHSRRGLLKMVGQRRGLLNYLRNNDLERYRSILEKLNLRK, encoded by the coding sequence TTGTTAACACCAGAATTAAAACAATCTCTAATTGAAAAGTACCGTGTGCATGAGGCTGATACTGGATCACCAGAAGTCCAAATTGCTATTTTAACTGAACGTATTAATTATTTAACGAATCATTTAAAAGAGCACAAAAAAGATCATCATTCAAGACGCGGTCTTTTAAAAATGGTTGGTCAACGCAGAGGTTTATTAAACTATCTACGTAACAACGATTTAGAACGTTATCGTTCTATTCTTGAAAAACTCAACCTAAGAAAGTAA